The Salegentibacter sp. Hel_I_6 region AAAAGCATATTTACAATATTTCTTTTCCTAATTTCCACAGTCGCTTTTCAAGCCCAGTCTCAAAAAGCTTTTAATTCTGGAGAATGGTTTAAATTCCGAATTCATTACGGGCCTTTCAATGCAAGTTATGCAACCCTGGAGGTAGATGAAACCAGTATAAATGGAACCCCAGTTTATCACGTTGAGGGAAAAGGAAAATCTACAGGTTTATTGCATTGGTTTTTTAAGGTGGATGATAATTACCAGACCTTTATCGATAAGCAAGATGGTAAACCTTATAAATTTATTCGAAAGATTAATGAAGGAGGTTATACAAAAGATCTTGAAATAGATTTTGATCATCGTGAGAATAAAGCCTATGTTTTAGATAAAAAACATAACGAAAATCATACTTATGATACCAAGCCGAATGTACATGATATGTTATCGGCATTTTATTATATTCGCAACAATATTAAAAACGACCAGCTTCAGCCCGGGGATGAAATGCGTCTTAATCTATTTTTAGACGACGAGAATCTTGATTTTAAACTGAAGTTTTTGGGTAAG contains the following coding sequences:
- a CDS encoding DUF3108 domain-containing protein, which produces MKKSIFTIFLFLISTVAFQAQSQKAFNSGEWFKFRIHYGPFNASYATLEVDETSINGTPVYHVEGKGKSTGLLHWFFKVDDNYQTFIDKQDGKPYKFIRKINEGGYTKDLEIDFDHRENKAYVLDKKHNENHTYDTKPNVHDMLSAFYYIRNNIKNDQLQPGDEMRLNLFLDDENLDFKLKFLGKEVIKTKFGKVATLKFRPYVMAGRVFKEQESLTFWVSDDANKVPLKIEANLAVGSLDADLDAYKGLKHPFKIVMD